One genomic window of Coffea eugenioides isolate CCC68of chromosome 1, Ceug_1.0, whole genome shotgun sequence includes the following:
- the LOC113755153 gene encoding methylsterol monooxygenase 1-1-like, whose translation MLPYHTLQEAEISLGRNLTFAETLWFKYSAQKSDYILYCHNTLFLFIFYTLFPIPFVILELLGSKKIDKYKLQPKFKNSFSDMMECYKKVMWTFVYAVGPLQVLSYPVIKWIGIRTSLPLPSRTEVFWQLVVYVVVEDYANYWLHRLMHSPWGYNKIHRVHHEYTAPIGFAAPYAHWAEIIILGLASFLGPLMVPGHMLTFWLWFILRQLEAIETHSGYEFPWSPSKLIPFYGGAVYHDYHHYVGGKSQSNFASVFTYCDYIYGTDKGYRYQKNVFEKTRDSLRSQSDIKSE comes from the exons AAATCTAACATTTGCAGAAACATTATGGTTCAAATACTCGGCTCAAAAATCAGATTATATCCTCTATTGTCACAACACCCTTTTCTTGTTTATCTTTTACACCTTGTTTCCGATCCCCTTCGTCATTCTTGAGCTCCTGGGGTCCAAAAAGATTGACAAGTACAAGCTTCagccaaaattcaaaaactcaTTCTCTGACATGATGGAATGCTACAAAAAAGTTATGTGGACTTTTGTCTATGCTGTTGGCCCCCTGCAAGTCCTTTCTTACCCCGTCATTAAG TGGATTGGGATCCGAACAAGCTTGCCGTTGCCATCTAGGACAGAAGTATTCTGGCAACTGGTGGTGTATGTAGTAGTCGAGGACTATGCAAATTATTGGCTCCATAGACTAATGCATTCCCCATGGGGCTATAACAAAATCCACAGGGTGCACCATGAGTATACGGCTCCTATTGGTTTTGCAGCACCTTATGCTCATTGGGCAGAGATTATTATCCTTggacttgcttcatttcttggTCCTCTCATGGTCCCCGGTCACATGCTCACCTTTTGGCTTTGGTTTATACTAAGGCAGCTCGAAGCCATTGAGACTCATAGCGG GTACGAATTTCCTTGGAGCCCCTCCAAGCTTATTCCATTTTATGGAGGTGCAGTTTACCATGATTACCATCACTACGTTGGGGGCAAAAGTCAGAGCAACTTTGCATCTGTTTTCACTTACTGTGACTACATATATGGAACCGACAAG ggatATCGATACCAGAAAAATGTCTTTGAAAAG ACGCGAGATAGCCTCAGAAGCCAAAGTGATATCAAATCTGAATAG
- the LOC113773000 gene encoding pentatricopeptide repeat-containing protein At2g27610, with amino-acid sequence MILRPSLRRLKILGHSQILVRTHYSVLSQAIALDSDVSAEGAGPWKFYNAYEPFGESSKWDISHYNHMLFECSRNNSYIEALDLFKCMHRLGVLIERSSFSCVLKVCGCLNDVAVGRQVHCQCIKAGLLDDVSVGTSLVDMYMKTKSIADAECMFGKMEEKNVVSWTSLLTGFASNKLNDRAIEVFRMMLLDRIRPNPYTFSTILGALADDGAVGKGAQVHAMIVKNGFESTVYVANSLINMYSKSGMAREASAVFCGMEDRNAVSWNGMIAGLVTNGHDLEALDVFYRMRLSGLNLTQMTFAPAIKLCARLRELTFARQLHSRVIRHGFEFDPNISTALMVSYTKCGEMDDALKLFSVVQRGQSVVSWTAMISGYLQNGGKEQAVELFGQMRREGVSPNHFTYSAILTAHPVISLFQMHAVVIKTNYENVPSVGTALLDAYVKIGNANEAAKVFDMMEDKDIVAWSAMLAGYAQAEDTESAVRVFCQMAKEGVRPNEYTFSSVINACNTPTAAVEQGKQFHASSIKSGYNNALCVSSALVTMYAKRGNIESANEVFKRQKERDLVSWNSMISGYAQHGYGKKALMVFEDMRRKKLAMDNITFIGVISACTHAGLVKEGENYFDMMVKDLQIPPTMETYSCMVDLYSRAGMLEQAVALINGMPFPAGATVWRTLLAACRVHRNIELGKLAAEKLISLQPQDSAAYVLLSNLYAVAGNWKARAKVRKLMDLRKIRKEIGYSWIEVKNKTYSFVAGDVSHPLSDRIYMKLEELGIRLKDAGYQPDTNFVLHDVEDELKETILSQHSERLAIAFGLIMTSPGIQIQIVKNLRVCGDCHTVIKLISKIESREIIVRDSNRFHHFKGGLCSCGDYW; translated from the coding sequence ATGATTCTACGACCCTCTCTGAGAAGACTAAAGATTCTTGGACATTCTCAAATTTTAGTTCGAACCCATTACTCGGTTCTGTCGCAAGCAATAGCCCTTGATTCTGATGTATCGGCGGAGGGAGCTGGACCTTGGAAATTTTATAATGCGTACGAACCGTTTGGTGAAAGTTCCAAGTGGGACATTTCTCATTACAACCATATGCTTTTCGAGTGCTCTCGCAATAATTCCTACATAGAAGCTTTGGATCTATTCAAGTGCATGCATCGTTTGGGCGTTTTAATTGAAAGGTCGAGTTTTTCTTGTGTCTTGAAGGTCTGTGGATGCCTGAACGACGTTGCAGTTGGAAGACAAGTGCATTGTCAGTGCATCAAAGCTGGGTTGCTCGATGATGTTAGTGTGGGCACTTCTCTTGTTGATATGTATATGAAGACGAAGAGTATTGCTGATGCAGAGTGTATGTTTGGCAAGATGGAGGAGAAGAATGTTGTCTCATGGACGTCATTACTTACAGGTTTTGCAAGTAATAAACTGAATGATAGAGCTATAGAAGTTTTCAGAATGATGCTACTGGACAGAATCAGACCTAACCCTTATACGTTTTCCACCATTCTTGGAGCGCTAGCTGATGATGGCGCGGTTGGGAAGGGAGCTCAGGTTCATGCGATGATTGTTAAGAATGGCTTTGAGTCAACTGTATATGTGGCAAACTCCTTGATTAACATGTACTCAAAATCAGGTATGGCTAGAGAGGCTAGTGCTGTTTTTTGTGGAATGGAGGACAGGAATGCTGTTTCATGGAATGGGATGATTGCTGGTCTTGTGACAAATGGGCATGATCTGGAAGCTCTTGATGTGTTTTACAGAATGAGGCTCTCTGGTCTGAACCTTACTCAAATGACATTTGCTCCAGCCATTAAGTTATGTGCAAGGCTTAGAGAATTGACTTTTGCCAGACAGCTTCATTCACGGGTTATTCGACATGGGTTTGAATTTGATCCTAACATTAGTACAGCTCTTATGGTGTCGTACACCAAGTGTGGTGAGATGGATGATGCCTTAAAGTTGTTCTCTGTTGTGCAGAGAGGTCAGAGTGTGGTCTCTTGGACAGCAATGATCAGCGGGTACTTGCAGAATGGTGGAAAAGAGCAAGCTGTCGAGCTTTTTGGCCAAATGAGAAGGGAAGGTGTGTCACCAAACCATTTCACTTACTCTGCTATCCTTACTGCACATCCTGTTATTTCTCTGTTTCAAATGCATGCAGTAGTCATCAAAACCAACTATGAGAACGTGCCTTCGGTAGGAACAGCATTACTAGATGCTTATGTTAAGATAGGAAATGCTAATGAGGCTGCAAAAGTTTTTGACATGATGGAAGATAAAGATATTGTTGCATGGTCTGCAATGTTGGCTGGTTATGCTCAAGCAGAAGACACTGAGAGCGCGGTAAGAGTTTTTTGCCAGATGGCAAAGGAAGGGGTTAGACCAAATGAATATACATTCTCTAGTGTCATTAATGCATGTAACACACCTACTGCAGCAGTGGAACAAGGGAAACAATTCCATGCCAGTTCCATAAAGTCAGGATATAATAATGCCTTGTGTGTTAGTAGTGCTCTTGTGACAATGTATGCAAAAAGAGGTAATATAGAGAGCGCAAATGAGGTCTTCAAGAGGCAGAAGGAGAGGGATTTGGTTTCGTGGAACTCGATGATCTCAGGATACGCACAACATGGTTATGGAAAGAAGGCTTTAATGGTTTTTGAGGAtatgagaagaaaaaaattagcAATGGATAACATAACATTCATAGGTGTCATTTCTGCCTGTACTCATGCAGGACTGGTGAAAGAAGgtgaaaattattttgacatGATGGTCAAAGATCTTCAGATTCCACCTACAATGGAGACCTACTCCTGCATGGTTGACTTATATAGTCGAGCTGGAATGCTGGAACAAGCTGTGGCTCTCATTAATGGGATGCCCTTTCCTGCTGGTGCAACAGTGTGGCGCACACTCTTGGCTGCTTGCCGAGTTCATCGAAATATAGAGCTAGGGAAACTTGCCGCAGAAAAACTCATTTCACTGCAGCCGCAAGACTCAGCGGCTTATGTACTCCTTTCTAACCTATATGCAGTGGCTGGAAATTGGAAAGCTCGAGCAAAAGTGAGAAAGCTCATGGATTTGAGGAAAATTAGAAAGGAAATTGGTTACAGCTGGATTGAGGTTAAGAACAAGACATACTCATTCGTGGCCGGAGATGTTTCACATCCATTATCAGACCGTATTTATATGAAACTTGAAGAGTTAGGTATTCGCTTAAAGGATGCAGGATACCAACCAGATACTAATTTTGTACTTCATGACGTTGAGGATGAACTTAAAGAAACCATTCTTTCTCAGCATAGTGAAAGGTTGGCAATTGCTTTTGGATTAATTATGACATCACCTGGAATTCAGATTCAGATTGTTAAGAATCTTAGAGTTTGTGGTGATTGCCATACTGTGATTAAGTTGATATCAAAGATTGAAAGCAGAGAAATTATTGTGAGGGACTCAAATAGATTTCACCACTTCAAAGGTGGATTATGCTCTTGTGGGGACTATTGGTAA